In the genome of Limnobaculum zhutongyuii, one region contains:
- the cydC gene encoding heme ABC transporter ATP-binding protein/permease CydC has product MKTLLPFLALYRRHWFRLSLGIVLAIVTILASIGLLTLSGWFLAASALAGIAGILFNYMLPAAGVRGSAIFRTAGRYAERLVSHDATFRVLAHLRTFTFKKLMPLSPAGIARFRQAELLNRLVADVETLDHLYLRLISPLVSAIVVIMVVTFGLSWLDVSLALTLGLIMLVLLFTIPAIFYRAGKPIGADLTALRSDYRGQLTSWLQGQSELVIFGALTAFRQKLDVIELRWLERQKQQASLAGSLQSLMIVASGLTFVLILWMAADGIGDNPQPGAFIALFVFISLAAFEALAPVAGAFQHLGQVMASAERVNQLIEQKPEVTFPHHQTAFTEQAALSLDNVSFTYEKQPFPAIKNVSLNLQSGEHIALLGRTGCGKSTLLQLLTRAWDPQQGTIRLNDRPLADYDEATLREMMVVVTQRVHIFSATLRDNLLLAAPDASDEQLTSALIKVGLDALLEQDGLNAWIGEGGRQISGGEQRRIGLARALLHKAPLILLDEPTEGLDANTEHQILTLLKEHCQHKSVILITHRLSGLERMNRIYVMDAGQIIEQGTHQTLLEQQGQYYRFHQR; this is encoded by the coding sequence ATGAAAACGTTATTACCATTTTTAGCTCTGTATCGCCGTCATTGGTTTCGTCTCTCTTTAGGTATCGTACTGGCTATTGTCACTATTTTAGCCAGCATTGGTCTGTTAACCCTTTCAGGATGGTTTCTGGCTGCATCTGCACTGGCTGGTATTGCCGGTATTCTGTTTAACTATATGTTACCGGCTGCCGGAGTACGCGGTTCTGCCATTTTTCGTACTGCCGGTCGTTACGCGGAGCGTTTAGTCAGCCACGATGCCACTTTCCGTGTTCTGGCTCACCTGCGAACCTTCACGTTTAAGAAGCTAATGCCACTTTCTCCTGCCGGTATCGCCCGTTTCCGTCAGGCTGAATTGCTTAACCGACTGGTGGCAGATGTAGAGACACTGGATCACCTCTACCTACGGCTTATCTCGCCTCTGGTCAGCGCTATTGTCGTTATCATGGTGGTGACATTTGGTTTGAGCTGGTTGGATGTCTCTCTGGCACTTACGCTTGGTCTGATCATGTTGGTGTTGCTGTTCACCATTCCGGCTATCTTTTATCGGGCCGGTAAGCCTATTGGAGCCGATTTAACTGCATTACGCAGTGACTATCGTGGGCAACTCACTTCATGGCTACAGGGACAGTCTGAGCTGGTTATTTTTGGTGCTCTGACGGCCTTTCGCCAAAAACTGGATGTGATCGAGCTTCGCTGGTTAGAACGGCAGAAACAGCAGGCCTCATTAGCCGGCTCATTGCAGTCGCTAATGATTGTGGCATCTGGATTAACATTTGTGCTTATTCTCTGGATGGCAGCAGACGGTATTGGTGATAATCCTCAGCCAGGTGCCTTTATCGCCCTGTTTGTATTTATTTCTCTCGCTGCCTTTGAGGCACTGGCTCCCGTTGCCGGAGCCTTCCAGCATTTAGGTCAGGTGATGGCCTCTGCTGAACGCGTTAATCAGTTAATTGAGCAAAAACCGGAAGTCACCTTTCCACATCATCAGACAGCTTTCACTGAGCAAGCTGCGTTGTCACTGGATAATGTAAGCTTCACCTATGAAAAGCAGCCTTTCCCGGCAATAAAGAATGTTTCACTGAACCTGCAATCCGGCGAGCATATCGCCCTACTGGGTCGTACCGGTTGTGGCAAGTCCACCCTGCTGCAACTATTAACCCGCGCCTGGGACCCACAACAAGGTACTATTCGTCTTAACGACCGTCCTTTGGCCGACTATGATGAAGCCACACTGCGGGAAATGATGGTGGTGGTTACCCAACGTGTTCATATCTTTAGCGCTACGTTACGTGACAACTTATTATTGGCCGCTCCGGATGCCAGCGACGAACAACTCACTTCTGCGCTAATTAAAGTAGGTCTTGATGCTTTACTGGAACAGGATGGACTTAATGCGTGGATAGGTGAAGGTGGTCGGCAAATTTCTGGTGGTGAACAACGTCGCATTGGTTTGGCCAGAGCACTGTTGCATAAAGCTCCGCTAATACTGCTGGATGAACCCACTGAGGGATTGGATGCCAATACCGAACATCAGATTCTGACGCTGTTAAAAGAGCACTGTCAGCATAAGAGCGTTATTCTGATAACTCACCGCCTGTCAGGATTAGAACGAATGAATCGAATCTATGTGATGGATGCCGGTCAAATTATTGAACAAGGAACACATCAAACGCTGTTGGAACAACAAGGTCAGTATTACCGTTTTCACCAACGCTAA
- a CDS encoding phosphodiester glycosidase family protein, which yields MGLQYKLIQTLVAGMLLAITHVVRAGSDSVMSTYTPDLKTEIIRMYWLKEDGTPYKTINNLLDTQGKSRKIHMVINGGIYSKSYQPEGLYIEKGKVLSKLNRQKGKGNFFIRPGGVFSVRNGVARIDTLEKFRLTPVADFAVQSGPLLINKGVVNNKFSNASESRKIRHGVGITDQGKVVFLLSNQAMSFYDFTHYARDQLKIKDLLYLDGSISKMYTPESPVYYQPYPYVTMITVEAK from the coding sequence GTGGGACTGCAATATAAATTGATTCAGACATTGGTGGCCGGGATGCTATTGGCTATTACCCATGTTGTCAGAGCCGGTTCGGATTCGGTGATGTCGACTTATACACCGGATTTGAAAACAGAAATCATCCGTATGTATTGGCTTAAAGAAGATGGAACGCCCTATAAAACCATCAATAATCTGCTGGATACGCAGGGGAAGAGCCGAAAAATTCATATGGTAATTAACGGCGGGATTTACAGTAAGAGCTATCAGCCTGAAGGGCTCTATATTGAGAAGGGAAAGGTGCTGAGTAAGCTGAATCGACAAAAAGGAAAAGGTAATTTCTTCATTCGTCCGGGCGGTGTATTTTCTGTGCGTAATGGCGTTGCACGTATTGATACGCTGGAAAAGTTTCGTTTAACACCAGTAGCGGATTTTGCCGTACAGTCTGGTCCGCTATTAATTAACAAAGGTGTGGTTAATAACAAGTTTAGCAATGCTTCTGAATCCCGAAAGATTCGACACGGTGTCGGAATAACAGACCAGGGAAAGGTGGTGTTTTTGCTCAGTAATCAGGCGATGAGTTTTTATGATTTTACTCACTATGCCCGCGACCAACTGAAGATAAAGGACTTACTCTATCTGGACGGCAGTATTTCTAAAATGTATACCCCTGAATCGCCGGTGTATTACCAACCTTACCCTTATGTCACCATGATTACCGTTGAGGCAAAATGA
- the aat gene encoding leucyl/phenylalanyl-tRNA--protein transferase, with the protein MPLIQLSPDSIDFPPVDYALEDPNGLLALGGDLSPERLLNAYHNGIFPWFSPDDPILWWSPDPRAILVPEQLHISRSMMKFINKTSLSVTINTAFHQVIEACADERDEGTWIDPSIQRSYIQLYLQGVAHSVEVWDQQELVGGLYGVEQGSLFCGESMFSRQTNASKLALYVFCQHFIRHGGKLIDCQILNPHTESLGATEIPRSDYLQFLYKLRQQPLSPACWAPQYLR; encoded by the coding sequence ATGCCGCTGATTCAGCTATCGCCAGATTCCATCGATTTTCCGCCGGTAGACTATGCTTTGGAAGATCCTAATGGATTACTGGCACTGGGTGGCGACCTCTCCCCGGAGAGATTACTGAATGCATATCATAATGGCATTTTTCCCTGGTTCAGCCCTGACGACCCAATATTATGGTGGTCACCCGATCCTCGGGCCATTCTGGTACCAGAACAGTTGCATATTAGTCGCAGCATGATGAAGTTTATTAATAAGACATCCCTGAGTGTAACGATAAATACCGCGTTTCATCAGGTGATTGAAGCCTGTGCCGATGAGCGAGATGAAGGAACCTGGATTGATCCATCCATCCAGCGTTCTTATATTCAGCTTTACCTGCAGGGAGTGGCACATTCTGTTGAAGTATGGGATCAGCAGGAACTGGTGGGAGGGTTGTACGGTGTTGAACAAGGTTCACTATTTTGTGGTGAGTCAATGTTCAGTCGGCAAACTAACGCATCCAAACTGGCTTTATATGTATTCTGTCAGCATTTTATCCGCCACGGTGGTAAATTAATCGACTGTCAGATTTTAAATCCCCATACTGAGTCATTGGGAGCGACTGAGATCCCCCGCTCAGATTATTTACAATTTTTATACAAATTACGGCAACAGCCACTCTCTCCGGCCTGTTGGGCTCCTCAATATTTGCGTTGA
- the infA gene encoding translation initiation factor IF-1: protein MAKEDNIEMQGTILDTLPNTMFRVELENGHVVTAHISGKMRKNYIRILTGDKVTVELTPYDLSKGRIIFRSR from the coding sequence ATGGCCAAAGAAGACAATATTGAAATGCAAGGCACGATCTTAGATACGTTGCCTAACACAATGTTCCGCGTTGAACTGGAAAATGGTCACGTGGTTACAGCCCATATCTCCGGTAAGATGCGTAAAAACTATATCCGCATTCTGACGGGTGACAAAGTCACTGTCGAACTGACCCCGTACGACCTGAGTAAAGGCCGCATCATCTTCCGTAGCCGTTAA
- the clpA gene encoding ATP-dependent Clp protease ATP-binding subunit ClpA, giving the protein MLNQELELSLNMAFATAREQRHEYLTVEHLLLALLSNPAAREALEACQVDIVALHHELESFIGQNTPHLPEGSPESETQPTLSFQRVLQRAVFHVQSSGRTEVSGANVLVAIFSEQESHAAYLLRKHDVSRLDIVNFISHGTRKDGSQDDIGPQGSIPSEDEQTSAEDRMDNFTSNLNQLAQNGSIDPLIGRELELERTIQVLCRRRKNNPLLVGESGVGKTAIAEGLAWRIVQGDVPEAVADCTVYSLDIGSLLAGTKYRGDFEKRFKALLKQLEADKNSILFIDEIHTIIGAGAASGGQVDVANLIKPMLSNGRIRVMGSTTYQEFSNIFEKDRALARRFQKIDITEPTAEETVQILTGLMPKYEKHHDVRYTAKAIRAAVELSVKYINDRHLPDKAIDVIDEAGAYCRLMPASKRKKTVNVSDIETIVARIARIPEKTVSANDRTVLKTLAERMGMMIFGQDKAINALTEAIKMSRAGLGDERKPVGSFLFAGPTGVGKTEVTVQLAKALGVELLRFDMSEYMERHTVSRLIGAPPGYVGFDQGGLLTDAVIKHPHSVLLLDEIEKAHPDVFNLLLQVMDNGTLTDNNGRKADFRNVILVMTTNAGVQETQRESIGFKRQDNRTDAMGEIKRLFTPEFRNRLDGIIWFNHLSEEVIQLVVDKFIVELQAQLDAKGISLEVSQDARHWLAEKGYDKAMGARPMARAIQEHLKKPLTNELLFGSLVNGGSVSVTLDTQANDLAYRFEKMKKPKIEKAVQ; this is encoded by the coding sequence ATGCTTAATCAAGAACTGGAACTCAGTCTCAACATGGCGTTTGCTACAGCCAGGGAACAGCGTCATGAATACCTGACCGTTGAACATCTGTTGCTGGCGTTATTGAGCAATCCGGCAGCGAGAGAGGCACTTGAAGCCTGTCAGGTAGATATTGTCGCGTTACATCACGAACTCGAGTCATTTATTGGACAGAATACCCCTCATTTACCTGAGGGCAGTCCCGAGTCTGAAACTCAGCCAACCCTGAGCTTCCAGCGGGTGCTGCAACGGGCTGTATTCCATGTTCAGTCATCTGGCAGAACCGAAGTCAGCGGCGCTAATGTGCTGGTGGCTATTTTTAGCGAACAAGAATCCCACGCGGCCTATTTACTGCGTAAACATGATGTCAGCCGTCTGGATATTGTGAACTTTATTTCTCACGGTACCCGTAAAGATGGTTCACAGGATGACATTGGGCCACAAGGCTCTATTCCCAGTGAAGATGAGCAAACCAGCGCAGAAGACCGCATGGATAACTTTACCTCTAATCTGAACCAACTGGCTCAGAATGGCAGTATCGATCCGTTGATTGGTCGGGAACTGGAGCTGGAACGTACCATTCAGGTTTTATGCCGCCGTCGTAAAAACAACCCACTATTAGTCGGGGAGTCCGGCGTTGGTAAAACCGCTATTGCCGAAGGACTGGCATGGCGGATTGTTCAGGGTGATGTTCCGGAGGCGGTAGCAGATTGTACCGTGTATTCTCTGGATATTGGCTCATTACTGGCTGGTACCAAATACCGTGGTGATTTTGAAAAACGCTTCAAAGCGCTTCTGAAACAGCTTGAAGCAGATAAAAACAGCATTCTGTTTATTGATGAAATCCACACCATTATTGGTGCCGGTGCGGCGTCAGGCGGTCAGGTTGATGTAGCAAACCTGATTAAACCGATGCTTTCCAATGGACGTATTCGGGTGATGGGTTCAACCACCTATCAGGAATTCAGCAATATCTTTGAAAAGGATCGTGCACTGGCACGCCGTTTCCAAAAAATCGATATTACTGAGCCGACCGCAGAAGAAACGGTGCAAATTCTTACCGGGCTGATGCCGAAGTATGAAAAACACCATGACGTGCGTTATACCGCTAAAGCGATTCGCGCAGCGGTTGAGCTGTCGGTGAAATATATTAACGACCGTCATCTGCCGGATAAAGCTATCGATGTTATCGATGAGGCAGGAGCCTATTGCCGCTTAATGCCAGCCAGCAAACGTAAGAAGACGGTCAATGTCAGCGATATCGAAACCATCGTTGCCCGTATTGCCCGCATTCCGGAAAAAACCGTTTCGGCTAATGATCGTACCGTATTGAAAACCTTAGCTGAACGCATGGGCATGATGATTTTCGGTCAGGACAAAGCGATTAATGCTTTAACTGAAGCCATCAAAATGAGCCGTGCAGGGTTAGGCGATGAGCGCAAGCCGGTAGGTTCGTTCTTGTTTGCCGGCCCAACCGGTGTGGGTAAAACCGAAGTTACCGTGCAGCTGGCAAAAGCGCTGGGCGTTGAGTTGCTACGTTTTGACATGTCTGAATACATGGAGCGTCACACCGTCAGCCGTTTGATTGGTGCGCCTCCTGGCTATGTAGGTTTTGACCAGGGTGGCTTACTTACCGATGCTGTGATTAAACATCCTCATTCGGTTCTACTGCTGGATGAGATTGAGAAGGCCCATCCGGATGTGTTTAACCTGCTATTGCAAGTGATGGATAACGGTACGCTGACGGATAACAACGGTCGTAAAGCCGATTTCCGTAATGTGATTCTGGTGATGACCACCAACGCAGGGGTTCAGGAAACTCAGCGCGAATCTATTGGCTTTAAACGTCAGGACAATCGCACTGATGCAATGGGTGAAATCAAACGTCTGTTTACACCGGAATTCCGTAACCGTTTAGACGGAATCATTTGGTTTAACCATCTGTCTGAGGAAGTGATTCAACTGGTGGTAGACAAGTTCATTGTAGAACTGCAGGCACAGTTGGATGCCAAAGGCATTTCTCTGGAAGTCAGTCAGGATGCTCGTCACTGGTTAGCTGAAAAAGGCTACGACAAAGCGATGGGGGCCCGTCCAATGGCCAGAGCTATTCAGGAACATTTGAAGAAACCACTAACTAATGAACTGTTGTTTGGTTCTTTAGTGAACGGTGGTTCAGTCAGTGTAACGCTGGATACTCAGGCAAATGACCTGGCTTATCGGTTTGAGAAAATGAAAAAACCGAAAATTGAGAAGGCCGTTCAGTAA
- the clpS gene encoding ATP-dependent Clp protease adapter ClpS: MNNLRDWLSLEELADSELDEKLKQPPPMYQVILNNDDYTPMEFVVEVLQKFFSYDIERATQLMLVVHYQGKATCGVFTAEIAETKVTQINRYARENEHPLLCTLEKA; encoded by the coding sequence ATGAATAATTTACGCGATTGGCTAAGCTTGGAAGAGCTGGCCGACTCAGAATTAGATGAGAAGCTGAAACAACCACCTCCGATGTATCAGGTTATACTGAATAATGATGACTATACGCCGATGGAATTTGTGGTGGAGGTGTTACAGAAATTCTTCTCCTATGACATTGAACGGGCAACACAATTGATGTTAGTCGTTCATTATCAAGGTAAGGCAACGTGTGGAGTCTTTACTGCAGAGATTGCAGAAACGAAGGTAACGCAAATTAATCGCTACGCGCGAGAGAATGAGCATCCATTGTTGTGTACGTTAGAAAAAGCCTGA
- a CDS encoding ATP-dependent nuclease, which translates to MYLERVEIVGFRGINRLSLTLNENVVLIGENAWGKSSLLDALTLLFSPGSDLYSFKLQDFHYPMGNESSRQDHLHMVLTFCAREVDSPDMPKFRKLSPLWVRGNDGLSRILYRLEGEVQKEGNVITNRSFLDVAGHAMELGHVDELAREIVRLHPVLRLRDARFGRRFRQETAQLQEQENEALSQELARLAEELECNPQKLSNKDLKQGLQAIHALLKHYFIALNAKESSENIRYKDEKYRHNTQLWQSLNYLNQLISEPESRNMRMILLGVFSTLIQARGTENLDAKAVPLLLIEDPESRLHPIMLSAAWGLLSNLPLQKITTTNSGDLLSLVPLESVYRLVRQSNRVAAFRIESGELNIQERRRISFHIRLNRASSLFARSWLLVEGETEVWLLTELARQCGYHFEMEGIKVIEFAQSGLRPLLKYASKMGIEWHVLVDGDDAGKKYADTVRSFINGGGDSDRERLTQLPALDMENFMFKEGFSNVYYDAAGIPSNVHMPMRKIISKAIQHSSKPDLAIEVAERAGQLGTESIPPLLKRMFSRILWLARGRAGN; encoded by the coding sequence ATGTATTTAGAGCGCGTTGAAATAGTAGGATTCAGAGGAATTAATCGCCTGTCGCTGACGTTGAATGAAAACGTGGTGTTAATTGGTGAAAATGCCTGGGGTAAGTCAAGCCTGCTGGATGCATTAACGCTGCTCTTTTCTCCCGGTAGCGATCTTTACTCTTTTAAGTTGCAGGATTTTCATTATCCGATGGGTAATGAATCGTCTCGTCAGGACCATTTGCATATGGTTCTTACTTTTTGTGCCCGGGAAGTCGATTCCCCGGATATGCCTAAATTCCGCAAGCTCTCTCCGTTATGGGTAAGAGGTAATGATGGTTTGTCTCGTATTCTCTATCGCCTGGAGGGAGAGGTTCAGAAAGAGGGGAATGTCATCACTAACCGCTCTTTTCTGGATGTCGCGGGTCATGCAATGGAACTGGGACATGTCGATGAATTAGCCCGGGAGATTGTTCGCCTACATCCGGTACTGCGATTACGGGATGCCCGCTTTGGTCGACGTTTCCGTCAGGAAACCGCGCAGTTGCAGGAACAGGAAAATGAAGCCTTAAGCCAGGAATTAGCCCGACTGGCGGAGGAGCTTGAGTGTAATCCTCAAAAGTTAAGTAATAAAGATTTGAAGCAAGGATTACAGGCGATTCATGCTTTACTTAAACACTATTTCATTGCGCTGAATGCCAAAGAAAGTAGCGAAAATATTCGCTACAAGGATGAGAAGTACCGGCATAACACGCAACTGTGGCAGTCGTTAAACTATCTGAATCAGCTTATTTCTGAACCTGAAAGCCGCAATATGCGCATGATTTTATTAGGCGTATTTTCCACGTTAATTCAGGCCAGAGGCACGGAAAACTTGGATGCTAAAGCAGTGCCTTTATTGCTGATTGAAGATCCTGAAAGTCGATTACATCCGATTATGCTATCAGCCGCCTGGGGATTGCTCAGTAACCTGCCTCTGCAAAAGATCACTACCACCAACTCAGGGGATTTGCTTTCTCTGGTACCTCTGGAAAGCGTTTATCGTCTGGTTCGTCAATCCAATCGGGTTGCTGCGTTTAGAATTGAATCCGGTGAGTTAAACATTCAGGAGCGTAGACGTATTTCATTTCATATCCGTTTAAACCGGGCTTCTTCACTGTTTGCCCGTAGCTGGCTGCTGGTGGAAGGGGAAACCGAGGTTTGGTTATTGACTGAGTTGGCTCGCCAGTGCGGATATCACTTTGAAATGGAAGGGATTAAGGTAATCGAGTTCGCTCAAAGTGGTTTACGACCCTTATTGAAATATGCCAGCAAGATGGGAATTGAGTGGCACGTGCTGGTAGACGGTGACGATGCCGGTAAAAAGTATGCCGACACGGTTCGTTCATTTATTAATGGTGGTGGAGACAGCGATCGGGAACGCCTGACTCAATTACCGGCGCTGGATATGGAAAACTTCATGTTCAAAGAAGGGTTTAGCAACGTTTATTACGATGCGGCAGGAATTCCTTCTAATGTTCATATGCCAATGCGTAAAATTATCAGTAAAGCGATTCAACACAGTTCTAAACCCGATCTGGCTATTGAGGTGGCTGAACGGGCAGGGCAACTGGGAACAGAAAGTATACCCCCGCTACTAAAGCGTATGTTTTCTCGTATTTTATGGCTGGCTCGAGGCAGGGCGGGTAATTAA
- a CDS encoding lysine exporter LysO family protein, which produces MYSGLIIILLPLVIGYLIPVKNLPLLRRINRLLSAMVYVILFFMGISLAFLDNLSANLQMIFLYAGVFFVCIFTANVLALKLLDKQWPWKNNHRQEKLPSRLHMALESLQLCGVVVFGFLLGLSQWSWFTYASQASEFALIFLLLLVGIQLRNSGMTLKEITLNKRGMVIALVVTISALAGGALAALLLGLPIKNGLAISSAYGWYSLSGILLTDSLGPVLGSAAFFNDLARELVAIMLIPTLVRSSPSAALGVCGATSMDFTLPVLQRSGGVEMIPPAIVHGFILSLLAPVLMAFFAAP; this is translated from the coding sequence ATGTACTCAGGTCTTATTATTATTCTGCTACCGCTGGTTATCGGTTATCTGATACCAGTCAAAAATCTGCCTCTGCTACGGCGTATCAACCGTCTGTTAAGCGCGATGGTATATGTCATTCTATTTTTTATGGGCATTAGTCTGGCGTTTCTCGATAACCTGAGTGCTAACTTGCAGATGATCTTTCTGTATGCCGGCGTATTTTTTGTTTGTATTTTTACTGCCAATGTACTGGCTCTAAAGCTGTTAGATAAACAATGGCCCTGGAAGAATAATCACCGTCAGGAAAAGCTCCCTTCTCGTCTTCATATGGCCCTTGAGTCATTACAGCTTTGTGGGGTAGTGGTATTCGGCTTTTTGTTAGGACTGAGCCAGTGGAGTTGGTTTACTTACGCGTCTCAAGCCAGCGAATTTGCGCTGATATTTTTGCTATTACTGGTGGGTATTCAGCTTAGAAACAGTGGCATGACGCTAAAAGAGATCACGCTGAATAAACGCGGTATGGTGATTGCTTTGGTAGTCACTATCAGCGCATTAGCTGGTGGTGCGCTGGCGGCGTTGCTACTTGGTTTACCCATAAAAAATGGGCTGGCTATCTCTTCGGCTTACGGCTGGTATTCCCTGTCGGGTATTTTACTTACCGACTCTCTTGGTCCGGTACTCGGCAGCGCCGCTTTCTTTAATGACCTCGCCAGAGAGCTGGTAGCTATTATGCTAATTCCCACTCTGGTACGTTCCAGTCCTTCCGCCGCCTTGGGCGTTTGTGGCGCAACCTCCATGGATTTCACCCTCCCGGTACTGCAACGCAGCGGCGGCGTTGAAATGATCCCCCCGGCAATCGTACATGGATTTATTCTTAGTTTGCTGGCCCCGGTGTTGATGGCATTTTTTGCTGCTCCTTAA
- the hcp gene encoding hydroxylamine reductase, translated as MYCVQCEQTIRTPAGNGCSYAQGMCGKTAEVSDLQDLLVAVLEGLSAWAVKARDLGIIDHHVDAFAPKAFFSTLTNVNFESDRIIGYARDAIILRESLANRCRVIDSNLQLDHPMANLQLAATLPAILQQATEFALNKDKAEIGDDIHGLRMLCLYGLKGAAAYMEHALVLGQYDDEIYAEYHQLMAWLGTNPTDMATLLDNAMNIGKMNFKIMAILDHGETSIYGDPTPTSVNVKSVAGKAILISGHDLKDLQMLLQQTEGTGINIYTHGEMLPAHGYPELRKYKHLVGNYGSGWQNQQTEFAKFPGPIVMTSNCIIDPNPGNYIDRIWTRSIVGWPGAKHLEGDDFSAIINQAQSLAGFPYSEIEHLITVGFGRQTLLNAADTVIDLVSQKKLRHVFLVGGCDGSRGERSYYTDFARSVPQDCLIMTLACGKYRFNKLDFGTLEGLPRLLDVGQCNDAYSAIMLAVKLSEKLGCTVNDLPLTLVLSWFEQKAIVILLTLLALGVKDIYTGPTAPGFLTDNLLNVLKENFGMRSITTVEQDINEILAA; from the coding sequence ATGTACTGCGTACAATGTGAACAAACGATCCGCACCCCTGCCGGCAATGGCTGCTCTTATGCACAAGGCATGTGTGGAAAAACAGCTGAAGTATCTGACCTGCAAGACTTGCTGGTAGCCGTGTTGGAAGGCTTGTCAGCATGGGCAGTAAAAGCGCGGGATTTAGGCATTATCGACCACCATGTTGATGCCTTTGCGCCAAAAGCCTTCTTCTCTACCTTAACTAACGTTAACTTTGAATCTGACCGTATTATTGGCTACGCCCGCGATGCCATTATCCTGCGTGAATCTCTGGCCAACCGCTGCCGTGTAATTGATAGCAACCTGCAACTGGATCACCCAATGGCAAACCTGCAACTGGCTGCTACTCTGCCAGCTATTTTGCAGCAGGCTACTGAATTTGCGCTAAACAAAGATAAAGCTGAAATTGGTGACGATATTCACGGCTTGCGTATGCTGTGTCTGTATGGCCTGAAAGGTGCTGCAGCCTATATGGAACATGCGTTAGTTCTCGGCCAGTATGATGATGAGATTTATGCTGAATATCATCAATTAATGGCATGGTTAGGTACCAATCCAACGGATATGGCCACCTTACTGGATAACGCCATGAACATTGGCAAAATGAATTTCAAAATCATGGCGATCCTTGACCATGGTGAAACCAGCATTTATGGCGATCCTACGCCAACATCGGTTAACGTTAAATCGGTTGCCGGTAAAGCGATTCTGATTTCGGGTCATGACCTGAAAGACCTGCAAATGCTGTTGCAACAAACAGAAGGCACCGGTATCAATATCTATACCCATGGAGAAATGCTCCCAGCTCATGGCTATCCTGAACTGCGCAAATATAAGCATCTGGTGGGTAACTACGGCAGCGGCTGGCAAAATCAGCAAACCGAGTTTGCGAAATTCCCTGGCCCTATCGTGATGACCTCAAACTGTATTATCGACCCTAATCCGGGTAATTACATTGATCGTATCTGGACTCGCAGCATTGTTGGCTGGCCGGGTGCAAAACATCTTGAAGGTGATGATTTCAGCGCCATCATTAATCAGGCTCAGTCACTGGCAGGTTTCCCTTATAGCGAAATCGAACACTTAATCACCGTTGGCTTTGGTCGTCAGACTCTGCTCAATGCCGCAGATACCGTGATTGATTTAGTGTCACAGAAAAAATTGCGCCATGTTTTCCTGGTTGGTGGCTGTGATGGTAGCCGCGGTGAACGTAGTTATTACACCGATTTTGCCCGCAGCGTGCCACAAGATTGCCTGATTATGACGCTGGCCTGTGGTAAGTACCGCTTTAACAAACTGGACTTTGGCACACTGGAAGGGTTGCCTCGTTTACTGGATGTCGGTCAATGTAATGATGCATATTCAGCCATCATGCTGGCGGTTAAGCTGTCTGAAAAACTGGGTTGTACCGTCAATGATCTACCGCTGACACTGGTACTTTCATGGTTTGAACAAAAAGCTATCGTCATCTTGCTGACCTTGCTAGCTTTGGGGGTTAAAGATATCTACACCGGTCCAACGGCTCCGGGCTTCCTGACGGATAACCTGTTAAACGTACTGAAAGAGAATTTTGGTATGCGTTCTATTACTACTGTAGAACAAGATATCAACGAAATTCTGGCTGCCTGA